A section of the bacterium genome encodes:
- a CDS encoding zinc metallopeptidase, with protein MFDITFMLLIPVFIFALWAQNRVQSTYAKYSRVPAARGLTGQEAARRLLDAGGLSAVGIERVAGNLTDHYDPRKRVLRLSDANYDGRSVAALGVACHEAGHALQHARGYAPLQARQAIWPVARFGSTLAMPLFFIGFLFHYPMFMDVGILVYAVAAVFTVVTLPVEFDASHRAVQLLTTHGIVSTQERGQVQAVLNAAALTYVASALMAVTQLLRLLLLRGRR; from the coding sequence ATGTTCGACATCACGTTCATGCTGCTGATCCCGGTGTTCATCTTCGCCCTCTGGGCGCAGAACCGGGTCCAGTCCACCTACGCCAAGTACTCGCGCGTGCCCGCCGCGCGCGGCCTGACCGGGCAGGAGGCGGCCCGCCGCCTGCTGGACGCCGGCGGCCTCTCGGCGGTGGGCATCGAGCGCGTCGCGGGCAACCTGACCGACCACTACGACCCGCGCAAGCGCGTGCTGCGCCTCAGCGACGCCAACTACGACGGCCGCAGCGTCGCCGCGCTGGGCGTCGCCTGCCACGAGGCGGGCCACGCCCTGCAGCACGCCCGCGGCTACGCGCCGCTGCAGGCCCGGCAGGCCATCTGGCCGGTGGCGCGCTTCGGCAGCACCCTGGCCATGCCCCTGTTCTTCATCGGGTTCCTGTTCCACTACCCGATGTTCATGGACGTGGGCATCCTGGTCTACGCCGTGGCGGCGGTGTTCACGGTGGTGACCCTGCCCGTGGAGTTCGACGCCAGCCACCGCGCCGTGCAGCTGCTGACGACGCACGGCATCGTGTCGACGCAGGAGCGCGGGCAGGTGCAGGCGGTGCTCAACGCCGCCGCGCTGACCTACGTCGCCTCGGCCCTGATGGCCGTGACCCAGCTGTTGCGGCTGCTGCTGCTGCGCGGACGCCGCTGA